The Neobacillus sp. PS3-34 genome has a window encoding:
- a CDS encoding YheE family protein, which produces MLTHFQFKPLFENKKIPGWQFSFYFKRQKITGIYHQNGEIEWSCPHPGEEDEDLLKKQLHELMLFHVYDER; this is translated from the coding sequence ATGTTAACTCATTTTCAGTTCAAGCCGTTATTTGAAAATAAAAAAATACCCGGATGGCAATTTTCCTTTTATTTTAAGAGGCAAAAAATCACTGGCATTTATCATCAAAATGGTGAAATCGAATGGTCTTGCCCTCATCCTGGAGAAGAAGATGAAGATTTATTGAAAAAGCAATTGCATGAGCTAATGCTTTTCCATGTATACGATGAAAGATAA
- a CDS encoding alpha/beta-type small acid-soluble spore protein codes for MANQSSRGNSSNQLLVPGVAQALDSMKYEIASEFGVQLGADTTARANGSVGGEITKRLVQMAEQQLGGR; via the coding sequence ATGGCAAACCAATCAAGCAGAGGCAATTCCTCAAATCAATTATTAGTTCCAGGAGTAGCGCAAGCACTCGACTCAATGAAGTATGAAATCGCTTCAGAATTCGGTGTACAATTAGGTGCAGACACAACAGCACGTGCTAACGGATCTGTCGGTGGAGAAATCACAAAGCGCCTAGTTCAAATGGCTGAACAACAGCTTGGCG
- a CDS encoding YheC/YheD family protein: protein MKNTFGIMALSQSSEQTYFQEISMRAASLGLECYRFIPSNIDPVSHQVKGLRFQPEDGSWIESKFPLPSIIYDRCFYGEDEHSKQCIPIVSWLKSRTDITFLGYGLPDKLELNEALSHSILAPYLPPSSFVSDAGLVLTKLNQHKKLIIKPINGSQGYGIYYLKKNERNFHVKTEKQKKIISRIFPNETKLVQWLQQLLKSHRYLVQPYLELSNNELQPFDIRIFLQKDEQGKWIERGKGIRVGNTGGILSNLSAGGKVVDFNSWLTTIPSDKHEYICSEIKYIGEHLPFLLEKEFLPLFELGIDLGLAKDGSLWILDVNSKPGRKVILNTHPELKDTLFFAPLLYGKLICSTEATERKTCHAKTLSH, encoded by the coding sequence ATGAAAAATACATTCGGCATTATGGCTTTAAGCCAGAGCAGCGAGCAAACGTATTTTCAAGAGATAAGCATGCGCGCTGCATCATTAGGTCTTGAATGCTACCGCTTTATCCCTTCAAACATTGACCCAGTTTCACATCAGGTTAAAGGGCTCAGGTTTCAGCCAGAGGACGGCTCCTGGATTGAATCGAAGTTCCCTCTTCCATCCATTATTTACGACAGATGTTTTTACGGTGAAGATGAACATTCCAAACAATGTATTCCGATCGTTTCATGGCTAAAAAGCCGAACTGATATCACCTTTTTAGGGTACGGACTTCCCGATAAGCTTGAATTAAATGAGGCTTTATCGCATTCCATTTTAGCACCCTATCTCCCGCCCTCCTCATTTGTATCAGATGCAGGACTGGTTTTAACCAAACTCAATCAACATAAGAAATTAATCATCAAGCCGATAAATGGCTCCCAGGGTTATGGAATCTATTATTTGAAGAAAAACGAAAGAAACTTCCATGTAAAAACTGAAAAACAAAAAAAGATCATATCACGGATTTTTCCCAATGAAACAAAATTGGTTCAATGGCTTCAGCAGCTCTTGAAGAGCCATCGTTATCTCGTTCAGCCCTATCTGGAACTATCGAATAACGAGCTTCAGCCATTTGATATAAGAATTTTCCTACAAAAAGATGAACAAGGAAAATGGATCGAACGGGGAAAGGGCATACGCGTTGGAAATACTGGCGGTATACTTTCTAATTTGAGCGCTGGTGGCAAGGTGGTTGATTTCAATTCCTGGTTAACAACCATTCCTTCTGATAAGCATGAATACATTTGCAGTGAGATTAAATACATTGGTGAGCACCTTCCCTTCCTCCTCGAAAAGGAGTTCCTGCCATTATTTGAATTAGGAATCGACCTCGGCCTTGCTAAAGACGGCTCCCTCTGGATACTGGATGTCAATTCAAAGCCGGGGAGGAAGGTTATTTTAAATACCCACCCTGAACTAAAAGACACGTTATTTTTTGCCCCTCTCTTATACGGAAAATTAATATGCTCAACCGAAGCAACGGAAAGGAAAACCTGCCATGCGAAAACGTTATCTCATTGA
- a CDS encoding helix-turn-helix domain-containing protein, translating into MPDQIRRGLLETIFDVLKEDHEMFLTIMVFLENNLNASLTAKKLYIHRNTLQYRIDKFTERTGIQLKDFHGAFTVFLACQLFAISES; encoded by the coding sequence TTGCCTGATCAAATAAGACGAGGACTGCTGGAAACCATTTTTGATGTCCTTAAGGAAGACCACGAAATGTTTTTGACCATTATGGTTTTCCTTGAGAATAATTTAAATGCAAGCCTGACCGCTAAAAAGCTTTACATTCACCGCAACACTCTTCAGTACAGAATAGACAAATTTACAGAAAGAACAGGAATTCAATTAAAAGATTTTCATGGTGCATTTACCGTGTTCCTTGCCTGCCAGCTTTTTGCCATTTCAGAATCCTAA
- a CDS encoding sn-glycerol-3-phosphate ABC transporter ATP-binding protein UgpC gives MAELKLDNIYKIYDNKVTAVDDFNLHIQDKEFIVFVGPSGCGKSTTLRMIAGLEEISKGDFYIDGKRVNDVAPKDRDIAMVFQNYALYPHMSVYDNMAFGLKLRKFAKTEIDRRVKEAAKILGLEPYLDRKPKALSGGQRQRVALGRAIVRDAKVFLMDEPLSNLDAKLRVQMRAEIAKLHRRLQTTTIYVTHDQTEAMTMASRLVVMKDGIIQQVGAPKEVYEKPENVFVGGFIGSPAMNFFNGTLEDGKFIIGNATIDVPEGKMKYLREQGYTGKSIILGVRPEDIHDEPIFIDASAGSKILANIDVSELTGAETMIYSSIGGQDFVARVDSRTDIKPGDKLELAFDMNKAHFFDAESEMRIRPVNEK, from the coding sequence ATGGCTGAATTAAAATTAGACAATATTTATAAAATTTATGATAACAAAGTAACCGCAGTAGATGATTTCAACCTTCATATTCAAGATAAAGAATTTATCGTGTTTGTAGGGCCATCAGGCTGTGGTAAATCTACAACCCTTCGTATGATTGCAGGACTTGAAGAAATCTCAAAGGGAGATTTTTATATCGATGGCAAGCGTGTGAATGACGTAGCACCGAAAGACCGTGACATCGCGATGGTATTCCAAAACTATGCCCTATACCCTCATATGAGTGTTTACGATAATATGGCTTTTGGATTAAAGCTTCGTAAATTTGCAAAAACAGAAATCGACCGACGCGTTAAGGAAGCAGCAAAAATTCTTGGCCTTGAACCATACCTGGACCGTAAACCAAAAGCATTGTCCGGCGGTCAGCGCCAGCGTGTTGCACTTGGCCGCGCTATTGTCCGTGATGCTAAAGTATTCTTAATGGACGAGCCGCTTTCCAACCTGGATGCCAAGCTTCGTGTCCAAATGCGTGCCGAGATTGCAAAATTACACAGACGCCTTCAAACAACAACAATCTATGTAACACACGACCAGACTGAAGCGATGACAATGGCTTCACGCCTTGTTGTTATGAAAGATGGAATCATCCAGCAGGTTGGAGCTCCTAAGGAAGTTTATGAAAAGCCAGAAAATGTTTTCGTTGGCGGCTTTATCGGATCACCTGCTATGAACTTCTTCAACGGAACTCTTGAAGATGGCAAATTTATTATTGGTAATGCAACCATTGATGTTCCTGAAGGGAAAATGAAGTACCTTCGTGAGCAAGGTTATACCGGCAAATCCATTATTTTAGGTGTACGCCCTGAAGATATTCATGATGAGCCAATCTTCATTGATGCTTCAGCAGGATCAAAAATCCTGGCAAACATTGATGTTTCAGAATTAACTGGTGCAGAAACAATGATTTATTCAAGCATCGGCGGCCAGGATTTCGTAGCACGTGTGGATTCACGCACAGACATTAAACCTGGGGATAAATTGGAGCTTGCCTTCGATATGAACAAAGCCCACTTCTTTGATGCTGAATCAGAAATGCGCATCCGTCCAGTCAACGAAAAATAA
- a CDS encoding YheC/YheD family protein, whose product MVASLISVSIVPIELSEKEDVSIYLSSRILKKWNIKTNTVIHLKIGQKTREALIKSAEVPSTELQIPDRFLMEFAMPTYSGKYLIKYSSQSRTITVGRFIGLLTDLQIDEENEPDFRSVHAFCEELHHGISGRGGFFSVFSLQDLSNEFIKGYYFKDGKWVLGELPIPSVIYNRIHSRKLEYQDLFLQFYEQVVSMDIPFFNHRFLSKWEVYSLLIKEEYMHPYIPKTKIFSKESLREFINKYDTVFVKPIHGSQGRSIIKIKKEEDYFSIQSSVMPASDNSVKKDTIEAVLQHLKKILHNRIYIIQQGIPLADYQSRPMDFRVLCHKNVQNLWEVTSLIARISGEKQFVSNIAQGGEIMKPLSALSAFFNKENSLDVISLMKELSVEASSILSSHSAGITGELGVDIGIDINGKLWLIEVNSKPSKNFEDHGLKIRPSAKAIINFGTSLAFNTFLEKEEQ is encoded by the coding sequence ATGGTTGCTTCTTTAATCTCTGTATCAATTGTTCCAATTGAATTATCCGAAAAGGAGGATGTTTCTATTTACCTATCCTCCCGTATTTTAAAAAAATGGAACATTAAAACAAATACAGTTATCCATCTAAAAATCGGCCAAAAAACACGTGAAGCCCTGATAAAATCCGCTGAAGTCCCATCAACTGAGTTGCAGATTCCAGATCGCTTCCTCATGGAATTCGCTATGCCAACTTATTCCGGTAAATACTTGATCAAATATTCCTCCCAAAGCCGTACGATTACCGTCGGGCGATTCATAGGGCTCTTAACGGATTTGCAAATAGATGAAGAAAATGAGCCGGATTTTCGGTCCGTCCATGCTTTTTGTGAGGAGCTTCATCATGGTATATCTGGAAGAGGCGGTTTTTTTTCAGTTTTCTCGCTTCAGGATTTATCAAATGAATTCATTAAAGGCTATTACTTCAAAGACGGAAAATGGGTCCTTGGCGAGCTTCCAATACCGAGTGTGATTTATAACCGGATCCATTCACGCAAGCTAGAATACCAGGATTTGTTCCTTCAATTTTATGAACAGGTTGTCAGCATGGATATTCCTTTTTTCAACCACCGTTTTCTTTCAAAATGGGAGGTTTACAGCCTGCTGATAAAGGAAGAGTACATGCATCCGTATATTCCAAAAACAAAGATTTTTTCAAAAGAATCCCTTAGAGAATTCATTAATAAATACGATACGGTGTTTGTCAAACCCATACATGGAAGCCAAGGCAGAAGCATAATCAAGATTAAAAAAGAGGAGGATTATTTCTCTATTCAGAGCTCAGTAATGCCTGCCTCAGATAATAGTGTAAAAAAAGACACGATTGAAGCTGTCCTACAGCACTTAAAGAAAATTCTTCATAATAGAATTTATATTATACAGCAGGGAATTCCTCTTGCTGACTATCAATCCCGCCCAATGGACTTTCGTGTGCTATGCCATAAAAATGTTCAGAATTTATGGGAAGTTACGTCCTTAATAGCAAGGATTTCAGGTGAAAAGCAATTTGTCTCTAATATTGCGCAAGGAGGCGAAATAATGAAACCTCTTTCCGCACTATCTGCTTTTTTTAACAAAGAAAATTCTCTGGATGTTATTTCATTAATGAAGGAGTTATCCGTTGAAGCTTCCTCCATTCTCAGCAGCCATTCTGCTGGCATAACGGGTGAATTAGGGGTTGATATCGGCATTGATATTAATGGAAAATTATGGCTGATTGAAGTTAACTCAAAGCCATCAAAAAATTTTGAGGATCATGGATTAAAAATACGCCCATCGGCAAAAGCAATAATTAATTTTGGTACCAGTTTAGCTTTTAATACGTTTTTAGAAAAGGAGGAGCAGTAA
- a CDS encoding YheC/YheD family protein, with amino-acid sequence MIKKIPFFNPSFIDKYELYLLLNKHPVLKNHIPATILANDKASLQQFLEKYKSIYLKAARSARGKGIFKLVSTSTVKFLLLGNKLEIAYKSFDDFWNAMGISLESNHYIAQESIAAATYKGKRFDFRILAHGINSEYTVTGIGIRQSGINEITTHIPNGGMILDYSLVKKKEHDDFIHSLVMHAGRWLSEHWGYFGEFSIDAGISESGQYYIYEINSKPMSFDEDEIEENKINSLCRLFFQLAGYP; translated from the coding sequence GTGATAAAAAAAATCCCATTTTTCAATCCCTCATTTATTGATAAATACGAGCTATATCTCCTTCTAAACAAACATCCTGTGCTAAAGAACCATATTCCTGCCACTATTCTTGCAAATGATAAAGCCTCTCTTCAGCAGTTTCTTGAAAAATATAAGTCAATTTATTTAAAGGCTGCACGGTCTGCACGCGGAAAAGGAATTTTTAAACTCGTCAGCACATCAACAGTGAAGTTCCTTCTTTTGGGGAATAAACTTGAAATAGCATACAAAAGCTTTGATGATTTCTGGAATGCCATGGGTATATCACTTGAATCCAATCACTATATCGCCCAGGAGAGCATAGCAGCGGCAACCTATAAGGGAAAGAGGTTTGACTTTAGAATCCTTGCTCATGGAATCAACTCGGAATATACCGTGACCGGCATTGGAATCAGACAGTCCGGTATCAACGAAATCACCACCCATATCCCAAATGGCGGGATGATACTGGATTATAGCCTGGTTAAAAAGAAAGAGCATGACGATTTTATTCACTCATTAGTCATGCATGCTGGCAGGTGGCTTTCTGAGCATTGGGGCTACTTTGGCGAGTTTTCAATCGATGCAGGAATAAGTGAATCTGGTCAATATTATATTTATGAGATCAATTCAAAGCCGATGAGTTTCGATGAAGATGAAATCGAAGAAAACAAGATAAATAGCCTATGCCGATTGTTTTTTCAGTTAGCCGGGTACCCATAA
- a CDS encoding YheC/YheD family protein: MRKRYLIEVTDKNQASVFCPPSLLKDHTIKRIAFGGQSIEANIIPHPEKRERVVFGKSIKEALHFPDYRVPLHLFIENQTLFIGPLIGIFTAGFTPFPLRPIGDRSLFFAKLLSVKKTVGALPFVFGEQHIDWENGLIKAYFYHDNGWEITEVPFPNVIYDRLPNRKTERSHVLQKVRERLQKDYLIPWYNPGFFNKLDVYERLVEDSTVSDYLPETFPFTSFSNIEALLSKYGHIYMKPFNGSLGLGVHQILYDKHEDFYFCRYRDHEDINRLRKFSSLESLFKTVFGNKRLDQMLVQQGIHLLKLDQRAVDFRVHTNKDDQGNWKVTAIAAKVAGPGSVTTHMKSGGVIKTPEEIFPLQDSENYSARLSEAALLLSEALEKQMEGIIGEIGFDLGIDREGKVWLFEANSKPGRSIFTHPELKEFELMTRKLSISFAIFLTEQSIYNPEEIFK, translated from the coding sequence ATGCGAAAACGTTATCTCATTGAAGTTACGGATAAGAACCAGGCAAGTGTTTTTTGCCCTCCTTCACTTCTTAAAGACCATACGATTAAAAGGATTGCTTTTGGCGGCCAGTCAATCGAAGCAAATATTATTCCCCATCCTGAAAAGAGAGAAAGGGTTGTTTTTGGAAAAAGTATTAAAGAGGCACTCCATTTCCCTGATTATCGGGTACCCTTACATTTATTCATTGAAAACCAGACACTGTTCATTGGTCCATTAATCGGCATCTTTACAGCTGGTTTTACTCCCTTTCCTTTAAGGCCGATTGGAGACCGTTCTCTTTTTTTCGCTAAGCTGCTTTCTGTTAAGAAAACAGTTGGTGCGCTTCCGTTTGTGTTTGGAGAACAGCATATCGATTGGGAAAACGGCCTGATCAAAGCTTATTTTTATCATGATAACGGCTGGGAGATTACTGAAGTCCCTTTTCCGAATGTTATTTATGACCGGCTGCCGAACCGGAAAACGGAAAGAAGCCATGTTCTCCAAAAAGTAAGAGAACGGCTACAAAAGGATTACCTTATTCCATGGTATAATCCAGGATTTTTTAACAAGCTGGATGTGTACGAACGCCTTGTAGAGGACAGTACGGTATCTGATTATTTACCGGAAACTTTTCCATTCACTTCATTTTCAAATATAGAAGCTCTTCTATCCAAATATGGCCACATCTATATGAAACCGTTCAATGGAAGCCTTGGCCTTGGTGTACATCAGATTTTATATGATAAGCATGAAGATTTTTATTTTTGCCGGTACAGGGACCATGAGGATATAAATCGTCTCCGAAAATTTTCTTCACTAGAGAGCCTGTTTAAGACTGTTTTTGGAAATAAACGTCTGGATCAAATGCTGGTTCAACAGGGAATACACTTATTAAAACTTGATCAAAGGGCAGTGGATTTCCGTGTCCATACAAATAAAGATGATCAGGGCAACTGGAAGGTAACAGCTATAGCTGCAAAGGTTGCAGGTCCTGGAAGTGTGACCACACATATGAAAAGCGGAGGTGTAATCAAAACTCCAGAGGAAATATTTCCACTGCAGGATAGTGAGAATTATAGTGCCAGGCTTTCAGAAGCAGCTCTCCTGCTTAGCGAAGCACTTGAAAAACAAATGGAGGGCATAATTGGAGAAATCGGCTTTGACCTTGGTATTGACCGCGAAGGTAAGGTTTGGCTCTTTGAAGCGAATTCAAAACCAGGAAGGTCCATTTTCACACACCCCGAGCTTAAAGAGTTTGAATTAATGACACGGAAGCTGTCTATTTCATTTGCCATCTTTTTGACTGAACAATCGATTTATAATCCCGAGGAAATTTTTAAATGA